One segment of Campylobacter hominis ATCC BAA-381 DNA contains the following:
- a CDS encoding M28 family peptidase, with protein sequence MNVIDYFLKICKIPHASRNTKELAKWLIDECKKRNFITQIDKSGNIYAKKGEPEICIQSHYDMVKVGSENTVKVIFEDDFIKAENSSLGADDGIGVAISLKMMDEFENLEVIFTNDEEVGLWGVQNFDYKIKSDKILNLDSENDEQVCVGCAGGVDILAFCDTYRKLKKGFCYEFKTKNFPGGHSGSEIDKNLPNAIKSLAKFIRENSGSIVNFKGGERINSIPVNAMCKAVFDNEISKVPEFLEAEFFDFDEYEIYEKSTEILDFICIFSQGVRAWNNTLNIPESSANIALCEEIKRQFKISIFARAMNELENLQFETKILGERLGFKVCFENFSKPWKPQINDFSHLVLKNLQKFSPNAKFYAIHAGLECGVFITKNRNLKVASIGPNIFGAHSINEKVQISSIKKIENTVREIIKNI encoded by the coding sequence ATGAATGTAATTGATTATTTTCTTAAAATTTGCAAAATCCCGCATGCCAGCCGAAATACAAAAGAGCTTGCAAAATGGCTGATTGACGAATGTAAAAAAAGAAATTTTATAACACAGATTGATAAGAGCGGAAATATTTATGCAAAAAAAGGCGAACCCGAAATTTGCATTCAAAGCCACTACGATATGGTAAAAGTCGGCTCAGAAAATACGGTAAAAGTTATATTCGAAGATGATTTCATAAAAGCAGAAAACTCAAGCCTCGGTGCAGATGACGGAATCGGCGTAGCAATAAGTTTAAAAATGATGGATGAGTTTGAAAATCTTGAAGTAATTTTCACAAATGACGAAGAAGTCGGACTTTGGGGCGTGCAAAATTTTGATTATAAAATCAAAAGTGACAAAATTTTAAATCTTGACAGTGAAAATGATGAACAAGTATGCGTAGGATGTGCAGGTGGAGTTGATATTTTGGCATTTTGCGATACTTACCGTAAATTAAAAAAAGGTTTTTGCTACGAATTTAAAACAAAAAATTTTCCGGGCGGACACAGCGGAAGCGAAATAGATAAAAACTTACCGAATGCAATAAAATCTTTGGCTAAGTTTATCCGCGAAAATAGCGGAAGCATAGTAAATTTTAAAGGCGGTGAAAGAATAAATTCAATTCCTGTAAATGCAATGTGTAAAGCAGTTTTTGATAACGAAATTTCAAAAGTACCTGAATTTTTAGAAGCGGAATTTTTCGATTTTGACGAATATGAAATTTATGAAAAAAGTACTGAAATCTTAGATTTTATCTGCATTTTTTCTCAAGGCGTTCGCGCTTGGAACAATACATTAAACATACCGGAAAGTAGCGCAAATATCGCACTTTGCGAAGAAATAAAAAGACAATTTAAAATTTCAATTTTCGCAAGAGCTATGAATGAACTTGAAAATTTACAGTTTGAAACAAAAATTTTAGGTGAAAGACTTGGTTTTAAAGTATGTTTTGAAAATTTTTCAAAACCTTGGAAACCGCAAATTAACGATTTTTCGCATTTAGTTTTGAAAAATTTACAAAAATTTTCGCCTAATGCGAAATTTTATGCGATTCACGCAGGACTTGAATGTGGCGTATTTATCACAAAAAATAGAAATCTTAAAGTAGCTTCCATAGGTCCGAATATCTTTGGTGCGCACAGTATAAATGAAAAAGTGCAAATAAGCTCAATCAAAAAAATAGAAAATACAGTACGAGAAATAATCAAAAATATCTAA
- the cmoB gene encoding tRNA 5-methoxyuridine(34)/uridine 5-oxyacetic acid(34) synthase CmoB has product MNENEKKLLSDIECLPNVDCKCDFGDIVRAFADYKINDELKFKVRQIALNLRPWRKGPFEILETFIDSEWQSFMKFNLLKPFMDLQGKKVADIGCNNGYYLFRMSNLGAKKLIGFDPGVRTFLQFRFLEHFLKSGVIYELLGVENLPDYGEKFDSIFCLGVLYHRSDPVRALKELKSSLNSGGEVFLDTMFIDGDDEICLFPRLSYAKISNIYFLPTIRTLQNWCERAKFKDFEILAVKATDENEQRKTDWIYGQSLGDFLDPFDKTRTIEGYPAPKRVYVRVKI; this is encoded by the coding sequence ATGAACGAAAATGAAAAAAAACTTTTAAGTGATATTGAATGTTTGCCGAATGTTGATTGTAAATGCGATTTTGGCGATATTGTGCGAGCTTTTGCGGATTATAAGATAAATGACGAATTAAAATTTAAAGTGCGACAAATAGCTCTAAATTTGCGTCCGTGGCGAAAAGGACCATTTGAAATTTTAGAAACTTTCATTGATAGCGAGTGGCAAAGTTTTATGAAATTTAATCTTTTAAAGCCTTTTATGGATTTACAAGGAAAAAAAGTAGCCGATATCGGTTGTAATAACGGTTATTATCTTTTTAGAATGTCTAATTTAGGAGCAAAAAAGCTTATAGGATTTGATCCGGGCGTGCGGACTTTTTTGCAGTTTCGTTTTTTGGAACATTTTTTAAAAAGCGGTGTGATTTACGAGCTTTTAGGCGTTGAAAATTTGCCTGATTACGGTGAGAAATTTGACAGCATTTTTTGTCTTGGTGTGCTTTATCATAGAAGCGATCCGGTGCGTGCGTTAAAAGAACTTAAAAGTTCGTTAAATAGCGGTGGCGAAGTATTTTTGGATACTATGTTTATAGATGGCGACGACGAAATTTGTCTTTTTCCACGTTTAAGTTACGCAAAAATTTCAAATATTTATTTTTTGCCGACTATCAGGACTTTGCAAAACTGGTGTGAAAGGGCGAAATTTAAAGATTTTGAAATTTTAGCCGTAAAAGCGACGGACGAAAATGAACAAAGAAAAACCGATTGGATTTACGGACAAAGTTTGGGCGATTTTTTAGATCCGTTTGATAAAACGCGCACTATAGAAGGTTATCCTGCGCCAAAACGTGTATATGTAAGGGTTAAAATTTAA
- a CDS encoding transporter substrate-binding domain-containing protein — MKKFLIFLVLAFSLLNANSLNEIRSSKTLRVGVYDAQPPFSQLKSSGEFEGFEIGFAKEIAKGIFGESGGNVEFKAVSANDRIKFLQDNSVDLVIATLTITDERAKLVDFSNPYFAVNIGVLTRKDDEIKEFSQLKNKIIITQKGGTAEDYFKNLGFNVMTCDNGAAGCYKLLKQTPNAIGFADDVTVALAYAVIDKSVEVNVKNLGASDFLGIGVQKGNKELLNVVNDELIKLSKEEYFKKLFDNQINTFYHGLADKKYFLLDDIYKFFL; from the coding sequence ATGAAAAAATTCTTAATTTTTTTGGTTCTTGCGTTTAGTTTATTAAACGCCAACTCACTTAATGAAATCAGATCAAGTAAAACATTACGTGTTGGCGTTTATGATGCTCAACCGCCTTTTTCACAATTAAAAAGTAGCGGTGAGTTTGAAGGATTTGAAATCGGTTTTGCAAAAGAGATTGCAAAAGGTATTTTCGGAGAAAGCGGTGGAAATGTCGAATTTAAAGCTGTATCAGCAAACGATAGGATAAAATTCCTGCAAGATAATAGCGTTGATTTAGTCATAGCTACATTAACAATCACTGATGAACGGGCAAAACTGGTAGATTTCTCAAATCCTTATTTTGCTGTAAATATTGGGGTTTTGACGCGTAAAGATGATGAAATAAAAGAATTTTCCCAATTAAAAAATAAAATTATAATTACCCAAAAAGGCGGAACTGCCGAGGATTATTTTAAAAATTTGGGTTTTAATGTAATGACTTGCGACAACGGAGCTGCAGGTTGCTATAAACTTTTAAAGCAAACTCCAAACGCCATAGGTTTTGCAGATGACGTTACAGTAGCACTTGCATATGCCGTGATAGACAAAAGCGTTGAAGTAAATGTTAAAAATTTGGGTGCAAGTGATTTTCTTGGTATCGGTGTACAAAAAGGAAATAAAGAACTTTTAAATGTAGTTAATGATGAACTTATAAAATTGAGTAAAGAAGAATATTTTAAAAAGCTTTTTGATAATCAAATAAATACATTTTATCATGGTTTAGCCGATAAAAAATACTTTTTACTGGACGACATCTATAAATTTTTCTTATAA
- the rmuC gene encoding DNA recombination protein RmuC has protein sequence MQNLIYIILALLILILIIFAIFIFLQKEQINRQNIALNSMFLNLNKNLNQIISQNSQNLNFNLKTINQNFIDMTQKVAKIDTFTQISENLQKEIVNFNKIINNQKLRGNFGEFRLENVIKIAYGENSSFYEMQKKLPTGVICDCAFKISNTKILAIDSKFPLSGYEKIITAKDENELKKGQNELIKNMKKHIDDISSKYILPPLTAEYAVLFLPSEAIFVYVCENFTEILEYANAKAVFLSSPTTLLAMLFNIKLFLKDEMISQNLNEIKNAITTLSS, from the coding sequence ATGCAAAATTTAATTTATATTATTTTAGCTTTACTTATTTTAATTTTAATTATTTTCGCCATTTTTATATTTTTACAAAAAGAGCAGATAAATAGACAAAATATCGCGTTAAATTCTATGTTTTTAAACTTAAATAAAAATCTAAATCAGATAATTTCTCAAAATAGTCAAAATTTAAATTTTAACTTAAAAACAATAAATCAAAATTTTATAGATATGACGCAAAAAGTCGCCAAAATAGATACTTTTACGCAAATAAGCGAAAATTTACAAAAAGAAATTGTAAATTTTAATAAAATAATCAATAATCAAAAACTTCGTGGAAATTTTGGAGAGTTCAGACTTGAAAATGTCATAAAAATCGCTTACGGAGAAAACAGCTCATTTTACGAAATGCAAAAAAAACTTCCGACAGGCGTAATTTGCGATTGTGCTTTCAAAATTTCAAACACAAAAATTCTTGCAATTGATTCAAAATTTCCGCTAAGCGGCTACGAAAAAATAATAACGGCTAAAGATGAAAACGAGCTGAAAAAAGGACAAAATGAGTTAATTAAAAATATGAAAAAACATATCGACGATATATCTTCAAAATACATTTTGCCACCTCTTACTGCAGAATACGCGGTTTTATTTTTACCGAGCGAAGCTATTTTCGTTTATGTTTGTGAAAATTTTACAGAAATTTTAGAATATGCAAACGCTAAAGCCGTATTTTTGAGCTCGCCGACAACGCTGCTTGCAATGCTTTTTAATATAAAATTATTTTTAAAAGACGAAATGATAAGTCAAAATTTAAATGAAATAAAAAATGCAATTACCACTCTTTCGTCGTAA
- the rsmH gene encoding 16S rRNA (cytosine(1402)-N(4))-methyltransferase RsmH — MEIPHIPVLRNEVVDIFKDLQGLLIDCTLGFAGHSSAILSANENIRIFACDKDDEALDFSKKRVEIFKNRIKIFKSGFSNFLPFLETNEILNLSNVVGILADIGVSSLQIDNNDRGFSLKSDALDMRMDKNASLDAKFVVNHYSRSDLERIFYEFAELTNAKQIAAKIANYRADKEITSAKELATIIGTSNFKNRSISTATLAFQAIRIEVNKELDELNKLLDSIENSAIQNAKIAIITFHSLEDKIVKNRFKKWAQSCICPPFFERCECGNNHAIGKILTKKPITASADELKQNSRAKSAKLRVFEIKR; from the coding sequence TTGGAAATTCCGCATATTCCTGTTTTAAGGAATGAAGTTGTAGATATTTTTAAAGATTTGCAAGGTTTATTGATTGATTGTACATTGGGTTTTGCAGGGCATAGCAGCGCGATTTTATCCGCAAATGAAAACATACGGATTTTTGCTTGCGATAAAGATGACGAGGCTTTAGATTTCAGTAAAAAAAGAGTTGAAATTTTTAAAAATAGAATTAAAATTTTTAAATCAGGCTTTTCAAATTTTTTACCTTTTTTGGAAACAAATGAAATTTTGAATTTATCAAATGTCGTTGGAATTTTAGCCGATATCGGCGTTTCAAGTCTTCAGATCGATAATAACGATCGCGGATTCAGTTTGAAAAGCGATGCGCTTGATATGAGAATGGATAAAAATGCGAGCCTTGATGCGAAATTTGTAGTAAATCATTACAGCAGGTCAGATTTAGAACGTATATTTTATGAGTTTGCAGAACTAACAAACGCAAAACAAATTGCTGCCAAAATAGCGAATTATCGAGCTGACAAAGAGATAACAAGCGCAAAAGAGCTTGCAACAATAATCGGAACATCAAACTTTAAAAATCGCAGTATAAGCACAGCTACACTTGCATTTCAAGCAATCCGCATAGAAGTAAATAAAGAGCTTGACGAGTTAAATAAATTATTGGATTCAATAGAAAATTCAGCGATACAAAATGCAAAAATAGCTATAATCACTTTTCATTCACTTGAAGATAAAATTGTAAAAAACAGGTTTAAAAAATGGGCGCAAAGCTGCATTTGTCCGCCATTTTTTGAGCGTTGCGAGTGTGGAAATAATCACGCAATAGGAAAAATTTTGACTAAAAAACCAATTACGGCAAGCGCTGATGAGCTAAAACAAAATTCTCGCGCAAAAAGCGCCAAATTACGCGTCTTTGAAATAAAAAGGTAA
- a CDS encoding class II aldolase and adducin N-terminal domain-containing protein, with protein MNIDYYAEKMQKISLSMFRKSFFGIFHGSISAKISDNQFLINKKNAIFDNFSKDDMVLLYTKKDYRWNDASIDSDIHLNIYKTIKEAKCVCYAMPPQTVAYTLKHDFVIPKDYFGFAEFGKVEIYDIKKFDDWYERAPSEISHYMFEENTDVMVIKGYGIYAYARNLGELAKKIAIIENSCYILNLENF; from the coding sequence ATGAATATTGATTATTACGCGGAAAAGATGCAAAAAATTTCTCTTTCTATGTTTAGAAAAAGTTTTTTTGGTATTTTTCATGGCTCTATTTCTGCAAAAATTTCGGATAATCAATTTTTAATAAATAAAAAAAATGCTATTTTTGATAATTTTTCAAAAGATGATATGGTGCTGCTATACACAAAAAAAGACTATCGCTGGAATGACGCCAGTATCGATAGCGACATACATTTGAACATATATAAAACTATAAAGGAAGCTAAATGTGTTTGTTATGCTATGCCACCTCAAACAGTTGCTTATACGCTTAAACATGATTTTGTAATTCCGAAAGATTATTTCGGTTTTGCAGAATTCGGAAAAGTCGAAATTTATGATATTAAAAAATTTGATGATTGGTATGAGCGCGCTCCAAGTGAAATTTCTCACTATATGTTTGAAGAAAATACTGATGTAATGGTAATAAAAGGCTATGGAATTTACGCTTATGCAAGAAATTTAGGCGAACTTGCAAAAAAAATAGCAATAATTGAAAATAGCTGTTATATTTTAAATTTAGAAAATTTTTAA
- a CDS encoding peptidylprolyl isomerase: MINWMQKHKKSLIPTVWISTIAFVGAGFVGWGAYDLNKSRSTSVAKVGDTAISIKEFQNKYSEVYNYLKSISDGKFTDEQAKKMHLDEMAINALIQDAILLNFAKDLGINASDEEVAREIINSDNFKTDGKFSKKLYENAMKNAGLSQNEYEKELKKVIILDKLKKAISIKPNADDIEMLTASEFMQDKVEIAIVDQNVSTITFNDDELKDFWEKNKSKYLTQKTYEMDAYFVEPENKNVDEKTLREFFEKNRDLYRNENDKLMSFEEANASVLNDYLTDFNKDEAIKKYLDVKKGKIFTNEKLVLNDNDEIIKNLQNMKIGEFNKPVKYKNGNLITKLTKINEPQIMEFDAAKKLAGSDLFKAKKAEDLKKLAENSLGKVAMKDIGFVSKASENTTNGILSNEEFAKFIGSLFASDKQDGYVLYDNKALIYKITSQTLDNPMSAKYISALESSLSKLINTKLQEDLISVLQKRYEIQRYYKGGGVE; this comes from the coding sequence ATGATAAATTGGATGCAAAAGCACAAAAAATCCTTAATTCCTACCGTCTGGATCAGCACGATAGCTTTCGTAGGTGCGGGATTTGTCGGTTGGGGTGCTTATGATTTAAATAAAAGCCGTTCAACTTCAGTAGCAAAAGTCGGCGATACGGCAATTAGTATAAAAGAATTTCAAAATAAATATAGTGAAGTATATAATTATTTAAAAAGTATCAGTGACGGAAAATTTACGGATGAACAAGCCAAAAAAATGCATCTTGATGAAATGGCAATAAATGCTTTAATACAAGATGCGATTTTGTTAAATTTTGCAAAAGATTTAGGCATAAATGCGAGTGACGAAGAAGTTGCGCGCGAGATTATAAATTCTGATAATTTTAAAACAGACGGCAAATTCAGCAAAAAACTTTATGAAAACGCTATGAAAAATGCCGGATTAAGCCAAAATGAGTATGAAAAAGAGCTTAAAAAAGTAATTATTTTAGATAAACTTAAAAAAGCAATCAGTATAAAACCTAATGCCGATGATATAGAAATGCTGACAGCAAGCGAATTTATGCAAGATAAAGTAGAAATCGCTATTGTGGATCAAAATGTAAGCACAATAACTTTTAACGATGATGAACTTAAAGATTTTTGGGAAAAAAATAAAAGTAAATATTTAACGCAAAAAACTTACGAAATGGACGCTTATTTTGTAGAACCGGAAAATAAAAATGTTGATGAAAAAACTTTGCGTGAATTTTTTGAAAAAAATCGTGATTTATACAGAAACGAAAATGATAAGCTTATGAGTTTTGAAGAAGCTAATGCAAGCGTTTTAAATGATTATTTGACAGATTTTAATAAAGACGAAGCTATTAAAAAATATTTAGATGTAAAAAAAGGCAAAATTTTTACTAACGAGAAGTTAGTCTTAAACGATAACGATGAAATTATAAAAAATTTGCAAAATATGAAAATAGGGGAGTTTAATAAACCTGTAAAATATAAAAATGGAAATTTAATAACAAAACTTACAAAAATAAATGAGCCGCAAATTATGGAGTTTGATGCAGCTAAAAAATTAGCAGGTAGTGATTTATTTAAAGCTAAAAAAGCTGAAGATTTAAAAAAATTAGCAGAAAACAGCTTAGGAAAAGTTGCGATGAAAGATATCGGTTTTGTTTCAAAAGCAAGCGAAAATACAACCAACGGAATTCTAAGCAACGAAGAATTTGCAAAATTTATTGGTTCACTCTTTGCAAGCGATAAACAAGATGGATATGTGTTATATGATAATAAAGCTCTTATTTATAAAATCACGAGCCAAACGCTTGATAATCCTATGAGTGCAAAATATATCAGTGCGCTTGAAAGTTCACTTTCAAAACTAATCAATACAAAATTACAAGAAGATCTTATTTCCGTTTTACAAAAACGATACGAAATACAAAGATATTATAAAGGTGGCGGCGTTGAGTAG
- the ftsA gene encoding cell division protein FtsA, producing MSSYILGLDIGSIDIKAVIAKSDTNGLSICGFGLAKTTGVKKGVITNIEQASNCIRKAVFDATNTAGRHYDKVVVSISGAYTKSVKSQGVITVPDNEISINEIRRAMEVAKDTANVPNNYVKLQILPYKFKVDEQDGIEDPLGMSGMRLEVSTHVIIVPENSIKNLTKSVEMAGINIDNIVLSGYASAIATLNEDEKELGVALIDMGGAVCDIVVHLGNSLMYNDILPFGSANITSDLSSGIHTSLDYAEKIKLNFDDLSVNGQSDINLPELGENGQTRNVSLEVITQILFSRIQEMLVEIYKKISASSYENKIGAGIVLTGGMAKLPDVKELTREIFSGFSIRVAKPRNLEGLHEISQDLSNSCVIGLCLYGSGNFTPYEIDSNGDLKFKGDNKILFGNDVENELNGALNDSKSDENTKENSKLSLPDKQDRPNTVKRIWNYIKSLYC from the coding sequence TTGAGTAGTTATATTCTTGGGCTTGATATCGGTTCTATTGATATAAAAGCCGTAATTGCCAAATCCGATACAAACGGATTGTCAATTTGCGGTTTCGGCTTAGCGAAAACAACCGGTGTCAAAAAAGGCGTTATAACAAATATAGAACAAGCCTCAAACTGTATAAGAAAAGCTGTTTTTGATGCTACAAATACGGCTGGAAGACACTACGATAAAGTTGTAGTTTCTATTTCCGGAGCTTATACAAAAAGTGTAAAATCTCAAGGCGTTATAACAGTGCCTGATAATGAAATCAGTATAAATGAAATAAGACGAGCTATGGAAGTGGCGAAAGATACTGCTAATGTTCCGAATAATTATGTAAAGCTTCAAATTTTACCTTATAAATTCAAAGTTGACGAACAAGACGGTATAGAAGATCCGCTTGGAATGAGTGGAATGAGACTTGAAGTTAGCACTCACGTTATTATAGTGCCTGAAAATTCCATAAAAAATCTTACAAAATCGGTCGAGATGGCCGGAATAAATATTGATAATATAGTTCTTTCAGGTTATGCTTCAGCAATTGCGACGTTAAATGAAGATGAAAAAGAGTTGGGAGTTGCTTTAATAGATATGGGTGGAGCTGTTTGTGATATAGTCGTACATTTGGGCAATTCGCTTATGTATAATGACATTTTGCCATTCGGTTCAGCTAATATTACAAGCGATTTATCAAGCGGAATTCATACTTCTCTTGATTATGCTGAAAAGATTAAACTTAACTTTGACGATCTCTCAGTCAACGGACAAAGCGATATAAACTTACCTGAGCTTGGTGAAAACGGACAAACAAGAAATGTCAGTTTGGAAGTTATAACTCAAATTTTATTTTCTCGCATTCAAGAGATGTTGGTGGAAATTTATAAAAAAATATCAGCAAGCAGTTATGAAAACAAAATCGGTGCCGGTATTGTTTTAACCGGCGGTATGGCAAAACTGCCTGATGTAAAAGAGTTGACAAGAGAGATTTTTAGCGGATTTTCAATTCGTGTGGCAAAACCGCGTAATTTAGAAGGTTTGCATGAAATTTCTCAAGATCTATCAAATTCTTGCGTTATAGGACTTTGTCTTTATGGAAGCGGAAATTTTACACCTTATGAAATTGATTCAAATGGAGATTTGAAATTTAAAGGTGATAATAAAATACTTTTTGGAAACGATGTGGAAAATGAGTTGAACGGTGCTTTAAATGATAGTAAAAGTGATGAAAATACAAAAGAAAATTCGAAACTGTCATTGCCTGATAAACAGGATAGACCTAATACGGTAAAGCGAATTTGGAATTATATAAAAAGTTTGTATTGTTAG
- the ftsZ gene encoding cell division protein FtsZ, with product MKGFSVEENSSVYGAKMKVIGVGGGGGNMINHMIREGFVYDKVELIVANTDAQALDKSEAKTRIQLGETKVKGLGAGGKPEVGKESAEESYDEIKNQLDYADIVFIGSGFGGGTGTGAAPVVARAAKENKSLTIGIVTTPFAFEGLKRMKQAKAGIEELKKECDSIIVIPNEKLLSLVNPKEAGIKDCFKLVDNVLMRAVNGMVSVIMNSGKSDVNVDFADVKTVMSHRGIAIMGVGVSEGDEAVNEALKDALQSPLLDDISIDGAMGVLVHFRINTKCSLLEISKAMTMVQAAASDEADIIFGTTTDESIENNRVEVTLIATGFEPPKAGEKDDGGKEEPHDFRKDFIKKMRAASGSDFTSDDYDEMDREPAYTRNRMD from the coding sequence ATGAAAGGTTTTAGCGTGGAAGAAAATAGCAGTGTTTATGGTGCTAAGATGAAAGTAATCGGTGTAGGCGGCGGCGGCGGAAATATGATAAACCATATGATTCGCGAAGGTTTTGTTTATGATAAAGTAGAGCTTATCGTTGCAAATACTGATGCTCAAGCACTTGATAAATCAGAAGCAAAAACAAGAATTCAATTAGGCGAAACAAAAGTCAAAGGTCTTGGAGCAGGCGGAAAGCCTGAAGTTGGAAAAGAATCTGCTGAAGAAAGCTATGATGAAATTAAAAATCAACTTGATTATGCGGATATTGTGTTTATCGGTTCAGGTTTTGGTGGTGGAACAGGCACCGGCGCGGCTCCTGTTGTAGCACGAGCTGCTAAAGAAAATAAATCTCTAACAATCGGCATTGTAACAACTCCTTTCGCTTTTGAAGGCTTAAAACGTATGAAACAAGCCAAAGCTGGTATTGAAGAACTTAAAAAAGAGTGTGATTCTATAATAGTAATACCTAATGAAAAACTTTTAAGCCTGGTTAACCCGAAAGAAGCAGGAATAAAGGATTGCTTTAAACTCGTAGATAATGTATTGATGAGAGCCGTTAACGGTATGGTTTCGGTCATTATGAATTCAGGTAAAAGTGACGTAAATGTAGATTTTGCAGATGTAAAAACAGTAATGTCACATCGCGGTATCGCTATAATGGGTGTAGGCGTAAGTGAAGGAGATGAAGCTGTAAATGAAGCGTTAAAAGATGCTCTTCAATCACCTCTTTTGGATGATATTTCAATTGACGGCGCAATGGGTGTTTTAGTACATTTTAGAATTAACACTAAATGTTCTCTTTTGGAAATAAGCAAAGCTATGACTATGGTTCAAGCCGCTGCAAGCGATGAAGCGGATATTATATTTGGAACTACAACGGATGAAAGTATTGAAAATAACCGCGTAGAGGTTACTTTGATTGCTACAGGTTTTGAACCTCCTAAAGCAGGCGAAAAAGATGACGGAGGCAAAGAAGAGCCGCATGATTTCAGAAAAGATTTTATAAAAAAAATGAGAGCTGCAAGCGGTAGTGATTTTACAAGCGATGATTATGATGAGATGGATAGAGAGCCTGCTTATACACGAAATAGAATGGATTAA
- a CDS encoding pyridoxamine 5'-phosphate oxidase family protein, whose amino-acid sequence MRRQDRNLTDIEAFEIIDKSQFAVLSCFDFRNEPEIFTIPILIVRRGKSIFVHGAKLGSKAEIFKDNTPVSFVCVSYAHVPEHDISYLQDIKKDYKRLAGEVFTTEYKSVVAKTKVYKIKNENKKIEILKLLCEKYTPKYMDFFATAAIPALSKINIYEFKIYELSAKAKIL is encoded by the coding sequence ATGAGACGACAAGATAGAAATTTAACTGATATTGAAGCTTTTGAAATTATAGATAAATCTCAATTTGCAGTACTTTCATGTTTTGATTTCAGAAATGAACCTGAAATTTTTACAATTCCGATTTTAATCGTTAGAAGAGGCAAAAGTATCTTTGTTCACGGTGCGAAACTTGGAAGCAAAGCTGAAATTTTTAAAGATAACACTCCTGTTAGTTTTGTTTGTGTTAGTTATGCGCATGTTCCTGAACACGATATTTCTTATCTTCAAGATATAAAAAAAGATTATAAAAGACTTGCTGGTGAAGTTTTTACAACAGAATATAAAAGTGTAGTAGCAAAAACAAAAGTATATAAAATAAAAAACGAAAATAAAAAAATTGAAATTTTAAAACTTCTTTGCGAAAAATATACACCAAAATATATGGATTTTTTCGCAACTGCCGCAATTCCTGCGCTAAGTAAAATAAATATTTACGAATTTAAAATTTATGAACTGAGTGCAAAAGCGAAAATTTTATAA